The following nucleotide sequence is from Leptodactylus fuscus isolate aLepFus1 chromosome 10, aLepFus1.hap2, whole genome shotgun sequence.
gcgatgtgatgacgtcacatcactcCTAcgactatgtgagtggagtgagagagcggcgggggagcattggaaggtgagtataagtatttgtgttaaacattgaggggaacgtaatgtagggggcctatgaaactgggggcatatggggggagaatggaatcacattggggcagatgaagggggagaacggcatgacactggggcagatgaaggggggagaacagcatggcactgaggcagatgaagggggagaaaggcatgacactggggcagatgaagtgggggagaacggcatgacactggggcagatgaagggagaggagaacagcatgacactggggcagatggggaaagaacagcatggcactggggcagatgaaggtggggagaacggcatggcactagggaagatgaagggtggaagaacggcatgacactggggcagatgaaggggggagaacagcatgacattggggcagatgaagaggggcacatgaatctggtggaagagatggggggacatgaaactggggcagtgatggaggggggggacatgaaactgggggcagagatggagggggggacatgaaactgggggcagataaggggttatatgaaactgtgggagagatggagggggacatataatttacaggtgactataagagggttataatgtgtgggggcacttgaaaaatgaatgagaatgagtggagtcaacataaaagtgggcggagctaagtttgCAGTGGCgccgcatattttctccctctttcggctcttcaaaagttgggaggtatggactaGTGATTGGAAACTCTTATGCAAGTTCTTCCTAGAAGGACAGTAATGGAGAGAAATTCCAGCCTAGAACTGATGCTCAGATTCTCAGGATATTCCACTAAGGGACCTCTCAATAGTCTAATTTCCTTGGGCTCATACATTGGATGGATGGAGTCTCCTTAGGATGGATCAGTCCGCTGTGATACTTGGCTACATGGGGACACACTTGTCAGACTTTGACCTCACTTGACTACTTGTTTATTATCACACAATAACATAGAACATGGTTGATAATGTTGGATAAAGACATAAGTGCATGAAATCCAACCTGCAGGACAATCCTCTAGaactgatccagaagaaggcaaagacaAACAAAGGATCCTTGTCTATGATAATCTATGAAACGTTCTTCTTCTCTGTAGACCTAGGAGATGTCTCCTTGTATTGCCTACAAGCCTCGGTGTGACCATTGGAACAATCTCCGTACCTCATTCACATATATGTACATTGTCCTTAGACCACCCTAAGCCAACGTAACCACAGAGCACCCACTGACTTATAAGGAGATCTATCATGGCGTCATCTTAAGAGAAACCCTATGCTGTATCCCACACTCTTAGTGCCATCATATACGGAGGTGTCTTAATGATCGTATAAGAAACCACTAGATATCTTGTTCTTCTTTACTATACTTACACACGCTGCAGACCAAAAAGGAATTTCAAGTAGCAATGAGTTAGACATCGTTGCGAATTCATTGGATGTCAATATTACGCCTCCCAAAATTGGCAGAAAGGAAATGATTACCAGCCACGCCTAGAGACAATGAGAAGACACTGTTTTCTTTCAGAAGAAGACTTTTAAGGATTTACAATATTTCTTTATCTTTATAGATGGAGTGGATTATTTAGTTGTAATGTATACTTCAGGTTTTCACTTACCCCTACAACTGCTAATGGACTTTTCCAAAATGGACTCTTAATAAGTGGTCCAGGGGTTTGGGAGTCGACAACATTTGGTGTATGGTATTGAGTAGTTGGAGGAATCGGAGAGTCTATTGTCCATTGCTGAGCTCTCAATGACCTATCTGACTGTGACTCCGGCAGAGGGATTGTCCAGACTGGTAAATCTGGAAGGGTATGATATGCAGGAGGTTGGAAGTGGTCGTCCCGTGGGTTGTCAGTAGGTGGGAATCTCCTCATAGGTAGTGCGTTTATACCAACGAAGTCAGAGGGTTCGTAGTCTTGGTTCCTTCTTCTATTTTCATATATTGGTGAGGACATCACCAGGAATGACTGTGGAAGAAAAAATATGAGGTCAAAGGTCTAAGATTTTAGGTAGGGTTGCAGTTTGTCAAGAAGGAAAGTCACGTCTCCTGGTCTGGCAAGGACCAAACATGGCGGTGATCAGACTACCAGTGCTAGAATGGAGGACCCAAGACTGGAGAGTTGGATGGGTGAGATGGAATAATGACTGATTTGCAATGATTTACTTACAATACTTGCACCTTATACCATTCTTGGTGTAAACTATAAACTACTTACTTCCTGCTGCGGTCGTTCCTATGGCACAATCCCATTAAGTGTAGCTGCAACGTAAAGGCGGCCATATACACGACAGACCGATGGTGGAATATCTGATTTATTCTATGATATATGATCCTACATATTATGGTCCATATTGGCTATTAAAGTCATTCAAACTGGCCGTACATGTTCAATGACACCAGACCAGGACATATCATCTTTCTGGAAACGTTCCTTCAAAGAAAGATGGTGTGTGAGAGATGAGATGAGCCAACCAGTTGGGATTGAGACAGATTCATACCAAATTTTGCAAAAGTTTTTGGTTCCACCTAAACCAGAAACTTTAGGGATTCGTCACTggtgaaccagaagtgaaattattatacacctctcctaggccttcatctattatactctgggattaaGTATAGTAATGGCACCAGTTCTACCAAACACGTTCACCCCAAACAATCTTGGGTCAACCTGATCTTCGAGATGACATCCATCTCGATGCCCAACCCAACCAATGCCCAATTCATTCTGACTGTAGCCATATAAACTTTAGTAAAATCTATAGGGGCGCCTCTATAGTGAAATAATCCTGCAGAACAGAGAAGTCTTGTGTCCTTACGATCGGGTACGTGGACAAGGGGAAACCAAAAATTCTCCATCCACCACCCTTACATTCCTTGTGTTACGTCTTCAGGGATACAGTAAGATAATCCTGCCATCCGCTTGTATCACATATCTACACTCATATCAACAAGTCCACGCAACATACACAGTCACAGTGACATACCGCAATGTGATAAAATACTCAAACATCCTAATATACATTGCAGAAAGTAACATGTAAGTCTGCGCTGTACTCACCGAGCTGCGGACCTTTAGACCTGGCGTCTGATTGTGTAAGCCGAGGATCCTGATGAAGGTTTTTACCGTCTTGTACAATATGGATTTATTGCCCTGTGAGATTACCATTCACTAAACGCTTTTATATGTTTTGTGGAATCTTGTGTCATGGAAATCAGGGAGTGTCCGCACCGACGGACCAATCAGGTGCAACATTCAGGGGGTTTTCCCGGGATCACGGGACAATTTATAGTCAAACATTCTGTTTGTAAATAtcaataattaaaaatgttgcttaaCACCAAACGTCATGTGTCTGGGTGCTCTTGGTGCAACCTGTCCCAACCACGTGGTCACGTTTTTAACCAGCATAGATATGGGTAGAGAGCCAACATTAGCCTGTCCCAGACCCCCACGAGAGCTAATGCACAACTGCAGGTTATGGTGGATAGTTACAGGACATCCCAGCTTCATGTGGATGAGGTTGAGGTACTGTAAACCGTAGTGCCAATATTGTCCCCTACAATGGACAAGTGAGTCAAAACCGCACCATGGAGCAATGGCATGATCAAGTGACCTCTACATGTGACCTGGGGTCCATGCATCTCATACCTTGCATTGAAATCCACTACAGGTAGAAGGCAAGCTGGGGGAGATAGTGTGAGGCTCGGGACAATCTTCTTCTAGGAGACCTTAGGGCCTGATGTCACCAAGCCACATGTGATGGACACCACTGAAGTcagccaggaggccagaagatgtcAGAAGACAGCATGAGAGGGGATCAGATGCCACATCAGAGCCCCGGAGAGGTGAGCAAAGGTGAACATCACTAGTTCTTATTTTCTGCACCTACCCTAGGCCCCTGCTTATGAtacaagagaccccagagtattataatgaCTCATTGGTTGCAAAGCCCAAAATCTGGGCTTGGGGGAACCCAATTCATAGAAAACCCAGACTATTACAATTCAGTCCACTAGTCACGAGTACCACGAGTACCACCTACCTAAATATTCCTGCACGCCCCTTCTTTGCAGCACTATTACCAAATGGCAGTGACCTCTTTTGGCAGGGAATTCATGTTGCCATTGCTCAGGAATGTTCTGAGAACCTGGCAAAGGATAACTGTTTGTTAGAGGACAATAGATAGTTGTCAGCGGCGTGGCCCTAAAACATAAAGAGGGTTCGGGGTTCCCTTTGGTTCCTCACTCAGGGATACTGGTAAGACTCAACTTGGGCACAAATGTAACTGGAGAACTGAAGAGTTTACTCACAAAGAGGCAACGACCTTGGCGGATGCTGAGTTCTTGTAGGATGCAACTTTTTCAGAACAGTCTTCTAGGAGGACTAACAGTCTACAGTCTCTGCCGCACCTAAGTGATAGTGTGACCGCACTCTGGGCTGATGTTATAGTAACTGTGACCTAGACATGTCACCCGGTGACCCCAGCGGTCTAGACTAGTAGCAAACACCACAAAACTGTCCACCTGCCGTCACTCAGATTTATAAGTTTGCAACATTTTGCATTCTTGCCTCTACTTACTGAACTTTTGAGAAAGTGGGTGTGGCTAGCTTGGCAAGCCAATTTACATAAGATATTTCAACAGCCAAAGATGGAGGTTAATGCAGCTAAAAgtgaagtttctatctcaccccaactgCTTCATCCATATTAGTACATGTAAGAGCCCCTTTGTAATGTCCTCTATGACTTTGCTGATGCTTCTGGGTGGGTGAAATACAACAATGGGCAAAAGGCCGCAAAAAGAaagtcagaaatagaagggttaatatgtCTGTCAATTAGCAAAATGTAATGAAGAGAACAGAAATGGACAGAAGTAGTGCTGATTTATACAATGCATGGCAAAATATTAACGAGGCTTTAAAGGGAACCTCGTTGGTGGTTTTGACCCCTAAATCTCTTGCAAGCACAACAAAGTGACAGTGCACATAAGCTGTATATTCCTGATCCGTCCTATGGAGGTGAATAGGGTGAGGCCCCATGACTGGtatgacatatggtgtgtgatataaacagtgaaggggtcacagcactttGCA
It contains:
- the LOC142219233 gene encoding uncharacterized protein LOC142219233, with the protein product MVISQGNKSILYKTVKTFIRILGLHNQTPGLKVRSSSFLVMSSPIYENRRRNQDYEPSDFVGINALPMRRFPPTDNPRDDHFQPPAYHTLPDLPVWTIPLPESQSDRSLRAQQWTIDSPIPPTTQYHTPNVVDSQTPGPLIKSPFWKSPLAVVGAWLVIISFLPILGGVILTSNEFATMSNSLLLEIPFWSAACYVVTGSLCIMAHMRPFLCQVGLSLGFSILTVIVSCVGLVFNVHDLESRSHVNYLFPPYELYILIGANIVALCLSFFGSICGFGILCRSLNKKPQEPVTEDVMPTATSSQISIDLPEMPSTPPPPYIP